The window TTTTCTTGCATATCTTCTGCTAAAAGATTTGTGTTTTGAAGTAGTATATTTGTTTCTATCATGATAGGTTCAATATTTTTTTCTACTTTTTTAATAGTTTCATTCAAATCTTTAGCTAATTTTATTCCATCATCAGCCATGGCTGTTAAATCTTCTACACATTCGGTAGTTGTCTTTATTGATTTTCTAAGTGTTCTAAGAGTTCTTGCCGCACTAAAGCCCATCGCTAAAACTCCTATTCCTGCTAAAAATATACCTGCATAAGCAATATTTAACCAATCTATATCCGGCATAATATTTCTCCTTTTAACTATTATTTTATTATTAATTGTCTAATGATTTTAAAAATTTTTGTTGATATTTATTAATATCTCCTGCTCCCATAAATAAAATTACAGAGTTTTCTAATTTGGATAGGGTAGAAAAATCTTCTTCCCCTCTTATAACTTTCGCATTCTCATCTACTACTTTTCTCAAATCTTCTATGCTTACATTACCACTCGTTTCCCTTGCCGAAGCAAAAATTGGATACAAGTAAACATCATCAGCCTTGCGTAAACTCTGAGCAAAGCCATCTAAAAATGCTTCAGTTCTAGTAAATGTATGGGGTTGGAAAATTGCTACCACATTTTTATCTTTATATTTTCTGCGTGCCGTATTTATCGTAGCTTCAATTTCTCTTGGGTGATGAGCATAGTCATCAACTATGATATTATTTTTAAATTTATATTCAATAAAACGACGCTGGGCATTTTTATAATTTTTTGCCGCTTCTTGCATTTTTTCTAGTGGAATGCCATTTATATCAGCCATAGCTATAACAGCAAGTGCATTACTAATTTCATGAAGTCCAAAAACTCGCATAACAAATTTTCCGAAAAATTCACCGTGCTTATAAACATCAAACTTACTAGTTTCTTCAGAAGTTTCTAAATTTCTAACTTGATAGTCGTTGCTATCCTTAAAGCCATAAGAAATCATTTGGGCTGAATAAGATTTTAGTTTTGACGCTAACAAGTCATCACCACAGTAAACGACAGCATCTCTTACCTGATTTACAAATGATTGAAAAGCATCTAAAACATCACTCTCATCTTTGAAATAATCTGGGTGGTCAAAATCAACATTGGTTACTATCGCATAATTAGGTCTATAATGTAAAAAATGACGATAGTATTCACAGGCTTCAAAGATAAATAAATCTGAATTTTTTTTACCCAGCCCTGTGCCATCTCCTATTAAGTAGGAAATGTCTTTTACATTTTTAAAGATGGTGCTTGCCATTGTTGTTGTAGTAGTTTTACCGTGAGCACCCGTGATTGCGATAGATTTTATTTTATCTGCTATTTTTCCTAAAAACTCACTATATGTGTAGGTTGTTAGTCCTAATTCTTTTGCCCTGACATATTCTATATGTTCTTCATTAAAGGCATTTCCTAAAATTATGGTAAGTCCTTCTTCAATATTTTTTTCAGAATAGGCTAATATTTTTATATTTCTATCTTCTAGTTTTTTTTGTGTAAAAAAATAGGTTTCAATATCTGAGCCTTGAACGTAATATCCCATATCATGTAATATTTGTGCCAAGGGACTCATACCAGAACCCTTTATTCCTATTAAATGAAATTTTTCCATATTCTCCTCCTAATTAAAGTAACTTTTATACAAGCAAATTAATTCTACCCTATATTAGAATTTTTTTCAAGAGTTAGGCAAATATCTAATTTGCTAAGAGTTTAGAAAATACATTATTGATTCTATTCGTCTTGTAGCCCTTGTAGTCATAAGTATAATTTTCATCTGATAGGTGCCACTTTTTTTCTATAAAAAAAGTTTGCAAGCCTAATTTTTGAGCTGGAACAATATCATGATAAAAAGAATCACCAACCATGAGTGTATGTTCCGCCCTTAAATTATGATTTTCAATTATTTGTAAAAAAGCCTGACTATTTGGTTTATTTAGCATTGTTTCAGAAGAGATATAAATACCATCAAAAATATCTAAAATTTTCATTTTTTCTAATTTTAATCTCTGCTCTCTTGCTATGCCATTAGTAAGAAGAAAAATTTTGTATTTTGATTTTAATTTAGTTAGGTTGCTAGTTAAAATTTTATCTTCTCTAATATCTGCCAAGATAAATTCAAACATTTTTTCATAATATTTTTGGGCATCTTCTTCTGTAAAATTAAGACCTAGCTCTTTCATAGTTGCCATAATTCTTAAAAATCGTAAGTGTCTTAATCTAGTTTTACCTTGAGAAATATCGGATAATATATTTTCATTGTATTTTTTAAATATTGCAAAAAATTTTTCGTAACTTGCATATGGGGATAAGTTTAGATAATTATACATATCTCTATTTGCTCTTAACCAGGATTTACTAAAGTCATACAGGGTGTTGTCCAAATCAAAAATTACAGCCTTAATATTTTCTTTCATAAGCACTATTCCTCCACTAAATAAAATGGATAGGTTGCTAGCTTGATATTAAATTTAGTATCCTTTATTTTATCTGTTTCTCCGTCTGCCTGCAAATAATTTTCACCAGACACATTTATAGTGAATTCCTTGCCGATAATTTTGGTGAATTTTGGAGTTTTTTCAAAATGTTTTCCAGTTTTTAAAACGTGGGGTAGTAG of the Gemella sp. zg-570 genome contains:
- a CDS encoding DUF948 domain-containing protein is translated as MPDIDWLNIAYAGIFLAGIGVLAMGFSAARTLRTLRKSIKTTTECVEDLTAMADDGIKLAKDLNETIKKVEKNIEPIMIETNILLQNTNLLAEDMQEKSEKLNPLFDSAEGFVKSVNTLQNSVTNMTNNVTSFKKETDEKITNAVEKSKENVEKASGLINKFLKK
- the murC gene encoding UDP-N-acetylmuramate--L-alanine ligase, yielding MEKFHLIGIKGSGMSPLAQILHDMGYYVQGSDIETYFFTQKKLEDRNIKILAYSEKNIEEGLTIILGNAFNEEHIEYVRAKELGLTTYTYSEFLGKIADKIKSIAITGAHGKTTTTTMASTIFKNVKDISYLIGDGTGLGKKNSDLFIFEACEYYRHFLHYRPNYAIVTNVDFDHPDYFKDESDVLDAFQSFVNQVRDAVVYCGDDLLASKLKSYSAQMISYGFKDSNDYQVRNLETSEETSKFDVYKHGEFFGKFVMRVFGLHEISNALAVIAMADINGIPLEKMQEAAKNYKNAQRRFIEYKFKNNIIVDDYAHHPREIEATINTARRKYKDKNVVAIFQPHTFTRTEAFLDGFAQSLRKADDVYLYPIFASARETSGNVSIEDLRKVVDENAKVIRGEEDFSTLSKLENSVILFMGAGDINKYQQKFLKSLDN
- a CDS encoding HAD family hydrolase, which produces MKENIKAVIFDLDNTLYDFSKSWLRANRDMYNYLNLSPYASYEKFFAIFKKYNENILSDISQGKTRLRHLRFLRIMATMKELGLNFTEEDAQKYYEKMFEFILADIREDKILTSNLTKLKSKYKIFLLTNGIAREQRLKLEKMKILDIFDGIYISSETMLNKPNSQAFLQIIENHNLRAEHTLMVGDSFYHDIVPAQKLGLQTFFIEKKWHLSDENYTYDYKGYKTNRINNVFSKLLAN